One segment of Pontibacter akesuensis DNA contains the following:
- a CDS encoding cation:proton antiporter: MDDYIVAMTVIGLAALSMTWVPKIMERTFISYPIVFLLLGMLIYALPLGLPTPDPIWQENYVVHLTELSVIISLMGTGLKIRRKFGFKNWRIPLRLVSITMLLCIAAVAFLGWSVLGFSVAGAVLLGAVLAPTDPVLAEQVQVGPPDDKEEDVVRFSLTAEAGLNDGSAFPFTWLAVVLAVAAGADGSGDWFNDWFKDWVLRDLLYRIVVGVGAGYAIGRGLAYLIFRLPQITSFPKAEHGFLSLSATLLTYGVTELLHGYGFIAVFVAALTVSNIEEEHEYHVEMHDFVNQVERIIMVILLMLFGGSLVTGILDYLTWQGAVVGLVLLFFIRPISALPSMLGTYSTTKEKLAVCFFGIRGIGSFFYLSFALDKVAFPESNELWSITAFIVMVSVILHGLTATNAIKVLDRERKKSGRPVLEVDQTPDEIK, translated from the coding sequence ATGGATGATTATATAGTAGCCATGACGGTAATAGGACTGGCGGCCCTTTCCATGACCTGGGTGCCTAAGATCATGGAGAGAACGTTTATTTCTTACCCCATCGTTTTCCTGCTGCTGGGCATGCTGATTTACGCACTGCCGCTGGGGCTCCCTACGCCGGACCCCATCTGGCAGGAAAACTATGTGGTACACCTGACGGAGTTAAGCGTGATCATCTCTTTGATGGGCACCGGCCTTAAGATCAGGCGCAAATTCGGCTTTAAGAACTGGCGCATTCCGCTGAGGCTGGTAAGTATAACCATGCTGCTGTGCATTGCGGCGGTGGCTTTTCTGGGATGGAGTGTGCTGGGTTTCTCGGTGGCGGGGGCCGTGCTGCTCGGTGCTGTACTGGCGCCCACCGATCCTGTGCTGGCCGAGCAGGTGCAGGTAGGCCCTCCCGATGACAAGGAAGAGGACGTGGTGCGGTTCTCCCTCACGGCGGAGGCCGGCCTGAACGACGGGTCCGCCTTTCCGTTCACGTGGCTGGCGGTGGTGCTGGCGGTTGCGGCCGGGGCCGACGGCAGCGGCGACTGGTTTAACGACTGGTTTAAGGATTGGGTCCTGCGGGATCTGCTTTACCGGATTGTGGTAGGGGTTGGCGCGGGCTATGCCATTGGGCGCGGGCTCGCTTACCTGATCTTCCGGCTTCCGCAAATCACCAGCTTCCCCAAGGCAGAACACGGCTTTCTGTCGCTTTCTGCTACCCTGTTAACGTATGGCGTTACAGAGCTACTACACGGCTACGGGTTTATTGCCGTGTTTGTGGCGGCGCTTACAGTCAGCAACATCGAGGAGGAGCACGAGTACCACGTAGAGATGCACGATTTCGTGAACCAGGTGGAGCGCATTATTATGGTGATCCTGCTGATGCTGTTCGGTGGAAGCCTGGTGACAGGAATTCTAGATTACCTTACCTGGCAGGGAGCGGTGGTCGGGTTGGTGCTCCTGTTCTTTATCCGTCCTATCTCTGCGCTGCCAAGTATGCTCGGCACGTACTCTACCACCAAAGAGAAGTTGGCGGTTTGCTTCTTTGGCATCCGGGGCATCGGCTCCTTTTTCTACCTTTCCTTTGCGCTGGATAAAGTGGCTTTCCCGGAGTCGAACGAGCTGTGGTCTATCACAGCGTTTATTGTGATGGTGTCCGTTATCCTGCACGGCTTAACTGCCACAAACGCCATAAAGGTGCTGGATCGTGAGCGCAAGAAAAGCGGGAGACCCGTGCTGGAGGTGGATCAGACCCCGGATGAAATTAAGTAA